In Pyrus communis chromosome 1, drPyrComm1.1, whole genome shotgun sequence, the following are encoded in one genomic region:
- the LOC137709833 gene encoding uncharacterized protein — MDGGSSGAASDAAIETLRTRGWCFGDLEQVKAMILIHSALSDDTRTVVDSVESELTNVDLKSISSRSLPDPHTLRKSSHLLGPKVLQIAWVRDVTRSGVEDFARNSNSRRLLKLGLTDGYSEVAAVEYSHIPAIPDDVVPGTKVRLEGKATIRSGIVCLNPKVVTVLGGVVQSLYEEWQMNKKYSGFSRSSLRVSQESDGKGPPPFEKLQIGAAKSRFPQQDKSSHFLDVSSKISGPIARNTVVRPVGRQQNLQLKANDEDKSYKKSEIDNTCKADFLEERTQDKPSSSATTTRPKEAIEAVPVQNQAAAQKLLQTMSHQNRDDRHSRGRQFRGKGRQEEEPVVFTLDEWEKRKAGAKPSIGGAFSSSSRDEELARQLQTQFDLEDYHVQKGPPDMDAENIKMSMFSYQKDDDRDYEGRGRGGRGRGRGRGRSRGRGRGGFR; from the exons ATGGATGGGGGGAGTTCCGGCGCCGCTTCCGACGCTGCAATCGAAACCCTAAGAACCAGAGGATGGTGCTTCGGCGACCTCGAACAAGTGAAGGCGATGATCCTGATCCACTCCGCCTTGTCTGACGACACGCGGACGGTGGTGGATTCGGTGGAATCGGAGCTCACCAACGTGGACCTCAAATCCATCTCATCCAGGTCCTTGCCCGACCCGCATACACTCCGAAAGTCCTCTCACCTGCTCGGCCCCAAAGTCCTCCAG ATAGCTTGGGTGAGAGACGTTACCAGAAGTGGTGTGGAGGATTTTGCAAGGAATTCTAATAGTCGGCGTCTTTTGAAACTTGGGCTCACAGACGGCTACAGTGAGGTAGCAGCCGTGGAGTACTCTCATATCCCGGCAATCCCCGACGACGTCGTTCCGGGTACTAAG GTCCGTTTGGAAGGTAAAGCTACTATCCGTAGTGGAATAGTATGTTTGAATCCTAAAGTTGTGACTGTGTTAGGAGGTGTTGTTCAATCACTTTACGAAGAATGGCagatgaataaaaaatattctGGGTTCTCACGTTCATCTTTAAGGGTTTCACAGGAAAGTGATGGTAAAGGCCCCCCTCCATTTGAGAAATTGCAAATTGGGGCAGCTAAAAGTCGGTTTCCTCAGCAGGACAAGTCTTCAC ATTTCTTGGATGTTAGCTCCAAGATTAGTGGGCCTATTGCCAGAAATACTGTGGTTAGACCAGTTGGAAGGCAGCAGAACCTTCAATTGAAAGCAAATGACGAGGATAAATCTTATAAAAAAAGTGAGATAGATAACACTTGTAAGGCAGATTTCCTTGAAGAAAGAACTCAAGACAAACCTAGTAGCTCTGCAACGACAACGAGGCCAAAAGAAG CAATTGAAGCTGTCCCTGTTCAAAACCAAGCAGCTGCACAAAAACTCCTTCAAACAATGAGTCATCAAAACCGGGATGACAGGCATTCAAGAGGTAGACAGTTTAGGGGAAAGGGGAGGCAAGAAGAAGAACCCGTGGTGTTCACTTTGGATGAATGGGAAAAGAGAAAAGCTGGGGCAAAGCCTTCAATAGGAGGTGCCTTTTCAAGTAGCAGTCGTGACGAGGAACTTGCACGGCAGCTCCAAACTCAATTTGATTTGGAAGATTATCAT GTACAAAAGGGTCCTCCTGACATGGATGCAGAGAATATTAAAATGAGCATGTTCAGCTACCAAAAAGACGATGACAGGGATTATGAagggagaggaagaggagggagGGGACGAGGAAGGGGACGGGGGAGGAGTAGggggagaggaagaggaggattTCGTTGA
- the LOC137709044 gene encoding protein PGR produces MDKLLIQPLIAVLISSLIAARSYRRNSLNLSGTVAGFAVMTIHIAVGYRYGALLLMFFFTSSKLTKVGEDKKRRVDADFKEGGQRNWVQVLSNSGIASILVLILWAKSGLQEKCLDSNDSVLVTALVGGVIGHYACSNGDTWSSELGVLSDAQPRLITTLKPVRKGTNGGVTIAGLLAAAAAGSVIGLTFVVIGFLTTKCAYDVALKQLLVIPISTLAGLGGSAIDSLLGATLQFSGFCTVHNKVVGKPGPKVKQISGLNFLDNNAVNVVSILLTTILTSIACVYIF; encoded by the exons ATGGATAAACTCTTAATCCAACCGCTAATCGCGGTCTTAATCTCGTCGTTGATCGCCGCCAGATCCTACCGAAGAAATTCACTCAACCTCTCAGGGACAGTCGCGGGTTTTGCCGTCATGACCATCCACATTGCAGTCGGGTACAG GTACGGAGCTTTGCTGCTGATGTTCTTCTTCACATCGTCGAAGCTGACCAAGGTCGGGGAAGACAAGAAGCGGCGCGTCGACGCCGATTTCAAAGAGGGTGGCCAGAGAAATTGGGTGCAGGTGTTATCCAACAGTGGGATCGCGTCGATCTTGGTTCTGATTCTGTGGGCAAAATCGGGATTGCAGGAGAAGTGCTTGGACTCGAACGACTCAGTTCTCGTTACGGCGCTCGTTGGTGGGGTTATTGGTCACTATGCTTGCAGCAATGGCGACACCTGGTCTTCTGAGCTCGGAGTTCTCAGTGATGCTCAGCCTCGGTTGATCACGACTCTTAAG CCTGTTCGGAAGGGTACCAATGGCGGAGTTACAATAGCAGGACTACTGGCAGCTGCAGCTGCAGGCTCTGTTATCGGACTGACATTTGTGGTTATTGGATTTCTCACTACAAAATGCGCATATGATGTAGCACTGAAGCAGCTGTTGGTGATACCTATTTCTACTCTTGCCGGACTAGGTGGTAGTGCCATTGATTCTCTTTTGGGAGCAACGCTGCAATTCAGTGGATTCTGCACTGTTCATAACAAG GTTGTTGGAAAGCCGGGGCCAAAAGTTAAGCAAATTTCAGGTCTTAACTTTCTTGACAACAATGCTGTGAATGTTGTTTCGATACTGCTGACAACAATTCTCACTTCCATTGCCTGCGTTTACATTTTTTGA
- the LOC137744691 gene encoding uncharacterized protein: MEELSGAAAATSSLDYNRPGAAYTLKWTFHDELRLVFLSVYDQKTFHDVWYVDELLSMAKHKFLEIYDPTRRDVYIDFDEPFKQLINYVKIPVQYPSLNEEFESVKYPIEYPRLNKEFDQSFKIPIEYTSPKEDYFESKPVQKAGPEGYKNNGWFSCMFRRMPLEKSDLEPALKALKEKLIMAKNVAEAVAEELCESVAASLEGKKLPWFTTTSSYVQAAMEEELVRILTPSVDSSPILNLQKNV; this comes from the exons ATGGAGGAACTGTCTGGCGCAGCAGCAGCGACGTCATCTTTGGATTATAATCGCCCGGGAGCTGCTTACACACTCAAATGGACCTTCCATGATGAGCTTCGCCTCGTGTTTCTCTCTGTTTATGATCAGAAAACCTTCCATGACGTCTGGTATGTGGATGAACTGCTTTCGATGGCAAAGCATAAGTTCTTGGAGATTTATGATCCGACGAGGAGGGACGTCTACATTGATTTTGATGAACCTTTTAAACAACTTATTAACTACGTTAAAATACCAGTTCAGTACCCTTCCCTCAACGAGGAGTTTGAGTCCGTCAAATATCCTATTGAATACCCTCGCCTTAATAAGGAGTTTGATCAGTCCTTTAAAATTCCAATCGAATACACGTCCCCTAAAGAGGACTACTTTGAGTCAAAACCCGTGCAAAAGGCTGGACCTGAAGGATACAAAAATAACGGGTGGTTTTCGTGTATGTTCCGGAG AATGCCATTGGAGAAGTCGGACCTCGAACCAGCTTTGAAAGCTCTCAAAGAGAAGCTGATCATGGCCAAGAATGTG GCCGAGGCCGTAGCTGAGGAGCTTTGTGAATCAGTGGCTGCTAGTCTTGAGGGTAAAAAGTTGCCGTGGTTCACAACAACATCTTCTTATGTGCAGGCGGCAATGGAAGAAGAACTTGTTCGTATTTTAACTCCTTCCGTGGACTCTTCTCCTATACTGAATCTGCAGAAGAATGTGTAA
- the LOC137730862 gene encoding uncharacterized protein — MSLMIMRKAMAPSVKGGVPKQDNAKDFLAAVGEKFKESDKAETGTFLTQITSMKFDGEGSVREHILKMVDLAQKLKDLEVPMTDQFLVHMALNSLPSKYGQLKVSYNTQKVKWGIDELITMCAQEEDRLKSDKSVDVNFVQGEKRKRDFTQGSTVAAGKKKKKEISSSFKNANIISKGSHKMKTANVETEKEKECYFCKETGHLRKNYNGFKNWLVKKGLLKNKGDKQ, encoded by the exons ATGTCACTGATGATTATGAGGAAAGCAATGGCTCCATCAGTTAAAGGGGGTGTTCCAAAACAAGATAATGCAAAAGACTTCTTGGCTGCAGTTGGGGAAAAGTTTAAAGAATCTGACAAAGCAGAAACTGGGACTTTTCTAACTCAAATTACTTCAATGAAATTTGATGGTGAGGGAAGTGTCAGGGAACACATTCTGAAGATGGTGGACCTTGCTCAAAAGTTGAAGGACCTTGAAGTACCCATGACTGATCAGTTCCTAGTTCATATGGCTTTGAACTCCCTGCCTTCAAAATATGGGCAGCTCAAGGTTTCATATAACACTCAGAAGGTTAAATGGGGCATAGATGAACTGATCACTATGTGTGCACAAGAAGAAGATCGGCTCAAGAGTGACAAATCAGTGGATGTAAATTTTGTGCAAGGAGAAAAACGCAAAAGGGATTTCACTCAAGGTTCAACCGTGGCTGCtggtaagaagaagaagaaagaaatttcttcttcatttaaaaATGCTAACATCATCTCTAAAGGATCTCATAAAATGAAAACTGCTAATGTTGAAActgagaaagaaaaggagtgttATTTTTGCAAAGAGACAGGTCACTTAAGAAAGAATTACAATGGCTTCAAGAATTGGCTTGTTAAGAAAG GGCTTCTCAAAAACAAGGGTGATAAACAATGA